From Apium graveolens cultivar Ventura chromosome 9, ASM990537v1, whole genome shotgun sequence, the proteins below share one genomic window:
- the LOC141686575 gene encoding uncharacterized protein LOC141686575 — translation MESFEVIKAGARRKIGTGEATRVWHVPWLPDEENGYVTTNMQEPLRDINVRGLMDGTGRMRDYDVIDDLFNTRDVALIKRIPIPMTDKHDSWFWLLDDTGKVTHFIWRICKGCLPIANALMIKRVMQSNRCPWCWSAAETDNHVLFNCDFARTVWSMAGLQQVVRTEMHNTAFEVFLRLFERVGVGDQFLRKPMAGWIKINTDVAVFPDGSVGVGCVLRDEQGFFLGARNNKIVGAWSPREAEALEMNEALSWLKQKNSVLHCRNRFTGIGGCM, via the exons ATGGAGTCTTTCGAGGTTATTAAAGCAGGAGCTCGAAGAAAAATCGGAACAGGTGAAGCAACGAGGGTCTGGCATGTACCTTGGTTGCCGGATGAAGAAAATGGGTATGTAACAACTAATATGCAGGAACCATTAAGGGATATAAATGTTCGAGGCCTGATGGATGGAACAGGAAGGATGCGGGATTATGACGTGATTGATGATCTCTTTAATACTAGGGATGTTGCACTAATCAAACGTATACCCATTCCAATGACTGACAAGCATGATAGCTGGTTTTGGTTGTTAGATGACACAG GTAAGGTAACTCACTTTATTTGGAGAATATGCAAGGGATGCTTACCAATTGCGAATGCATTAATGATTAAAAGAGTGATGCAAAGTAATCGATGTCCATGGTGTTGGAGTGCAGCAGAGACGGATAATCATGTTTTATTCAACTGTGATTTTGCTCGTACAGTGTGGAGTATGGCTGGTCTGCAACAGGTGGTACGGACAGAAATGCACAATACAGCCTTCGAAGTATTCCTGCGACTCTTTGAA CGTGTAGGAGTAGGTGATCAGTTCTTGAGAAAACCTATGGCAGGATGGATTAAAATCAACACAGATGTAGCAGTGTTCCCTGATGGCAGTGTAGGAGTGGGATGTGTATTGAGAGATGAGCAGGGCTTCTTTCTGGGGGCGAGGAACAATAAAATTGTAGGAGCATGGTCACCAAGGGAAGCCGAGGCACTTGAAATGAATGAAGCATTATCATGGTTAAAGCAGAAGAACTCAGTGTTGCATTGTCGAAACAGATTCACAGGTATTGGTGGATGCATGTAA